The Constrictibacter sp. MBR-5 sequence CGCGGCCGCACCGCTCTTCGCCGCCGCCGCGCGCACCGCGTCGACGATGTTCGTATAGGCGCCGCAGCGGCAGAGGTTGCCGCTCATCCATTCGCGGATCTCCGCGTCGGAACCCGCGTGCCCCTCCTCGATCAGCGCCACGGCCGACATGATCTGTCCCGGCGTGCAGTAGCCGCACTGGAAGCCGTCGTGCGCAACGAAGGCCTCCTGCACCGGATGCAGTTCGCCCTCGGGCGCCAGGCCCTCGATGGTGGTGATCTCGCGCCCGTCCTGCATGACAGCGAGGGTCAGGCAGGAGACGATGCGCTCGCCGTCGACCAGCACCGTGCAGGCGCCGCACTGGCCCAGGCTGCAGCCCTTCTTCGTGCCGGTCAGGTGCAGCCGGTCGCGCAGGGCGTCGAGCAGGGTGGTGCGCGGGTCGAAGCTCAGCGCGTGCTCCGCTCCG is a genomic window containing:
- a CDS encoding (2Fe-2S)-binding protein, producing the protein MVNGAEHALSFDPRTTLLDALRDRLHLTGTKKGCSLGQCGACTVLVDGERIVSCLTLAVMQDGREITTIEGLAPEGELHPVQEAFVAHDGFQCGYCTPGQIMSAVALIEEGHAGSDAEIREWMSGNLCRCGAYTNIVDAVRAAAAKSGAAAGGRS